The following nucleotide sequence is from Nitrospira sp..
GGCTGTGAGTGGAGTAATGGTCAGCATCACGAAGATCACGATGCCCACTTGAGATGTCGAGAAGTAGTTGATTCGAATGATGGCCGGGACAAAGTACCCCCAGACACCAAGGACAATGACCGCGAGTCCAGCAAGCACGAGGACGGCTCCCATCACCGACTTGGCGACCTTGGCCCATCCGGCCGTATCTTCCTTGCCGGCGCGCCAGTACATGATGAAACTCATGAACGTGACGAGGACCATGAGGTTCGACACCGTCATCTTGGCCGACATGACGCCGAACACGCCGAGGAGCGGATGGTGCGTCCCGCCCATCTTTTGCGCCTCTTCGAGGCTGGCCACGAGGGAGTGTGGCGTCATCCACACGGCAAGACACAAGAGCAGGATAATCAACATGGCCATGATCGGCTTACGGTACTGGCCTTCCGATCCCGGTATGCGATGGGTGATGCCCATCCAGAAATAGTAGTTCGACCCCAGGAAAAGCACACCGATCAACATGGCCTGAAGAATGAACAACCACGACAGGAAGCCGCCCATGAGCGTGATGCCCATCTGCTGGTTGTACTGATAGATTTCGCGCATGAGCCAGTAGCCCGCAAAAGGCAGCGGCAGCAGGCCGAAGACGCCGATGAAGTTGCCGACGTACCCCATCCAGTCGTAATGATAGCGTTCTTCCTGCCCCTTAGCCGACAGGTACCGGATGCCGGCGTAGGCGCCGCAGATGTACCCGCCCAACACCACGTTGGCGATCAATCGGTGGATGTTCACCGGCCACCATGTGGGGTTCCAGGTTGCAGCCCAGGCCCGCTCAAAGTCGGTGCCCTCGGCGATCACGACCGGGCTTGCCTGGAAGGTCGCCCAGGAGTTGGGCACGATCATGATGAAGAATGCGAAGACGTTCAGGAGGAAGCCGAGGAAAATATGAAACTTCTTCCCGTTCCCCTCGGCCATGGCATCCCAGCCGTACCAATAGAGGTAGAGAGTCGCGGTTTCCACGAGAAAGAGGGCGCAATAGACCAGGAACGAAGGGAAAAAGATGTCCGTCAAGTAGGCCATCAACTTCGGATAGAAGCCGATGAGCAAGAACAGGAGGATGCCGCCGAACAAGGCAGTGGTGGCATAGGAGGATGTCAGGAGTTTCGTGAACTCCTTTGCCAATTTGTCATAGCGCTTGTCGCCTGATTTCCAGCCCACCACTTCGCAGAGCCAGGCAAAAATCGGTACGCCGAGCACGAACCCGGCCAATAACAGGTGAAGCTGCGCAATGATCCAGACGAGGTTGCGGCTACCGATATACGGAAGATCGCGATAGGCCGTCGGCGCCTGCACCCCGGATTCTTGCGCAAAGAGCAGATCAGGAATCCCGGCGAGCCCCAGGAAAGCCGCACAACCGGCCAGTACGGCTAATTGCCCCGCAACCCGGCCCCCCACGTGCGTGCCCGTCCGACTCTGGTGCCTCATTGTTTCCACCTCGTAATTCGCCATGATGTCACTTGCCCCCACCCGCTGATTTCCCTGCACCTGCCGCCGCAGGTTTCGCCTCAGTCTTAGGAGCCCCTTCCTTGACACCGGCTTTGTCTTTTCCACCCTTCCCCTGATCTTTCGGTTCTTCCGCGGCTTTTTGCTCCAACGCCGCAATCTTCAGTTCCGCATCTTTCAGGGACTTCTCGCCCTTCGAGAGAGACTTGTGCGCGTCGAATGGCGCAGCGGCTTTCACTTCGGCCGGCTTACAGCACTCGTGCGGATGGGGCGTCGAAACCGGCAGCACCGCCCAGAACAGCATGCTCAAGACGGCACCGGCGCCGGTAAAGGCGGTGAGCATGAGACTTTGATCGGCGGGTACCCGAATCATGTCCCACCGAGAAATCAGACCTTGATAATTTTCGCTCGCCGGTTGTGCGT
It contains:
- a CDS encoding cytochrome ubiquinol oxidase subunit I; the encoded protein is MRHQSRTGTHVGGRVAGQLAVLAGCAAFLGLAGIPDLLFAQESGVQAPTAYRDLPYIGSRNLVWIIAQLHLLLAGFVLGVPIFAWLCEVVGWKSGDKRYDKLAKEFTKLLTSSYATTALFGGILLFLLIGFYPKLMAYLTDIFFPSFLVYCALFLVETATLYLYWYGWDAMAEGNGKKFHIFLGFLLNVFAFFIMIVPNSWATFQASPVVIAEGTDFERAWAATWNPTWWPVNIHRLIANVVLGGYICGAYAGIRYLSAKGQEERYHYDWMGYVGNFIGVFGLLPLPFAGYWLMREIYQYNQQMGITLMGGFLSWLFILQAMLIGVLFLGSNYYFWMGITHRIPGSEGQYRKPIMAMLIILLLCLAVWMTPHSLVASLEEAQKMGGTHHPLLGVFGVMSAKMTVSNLMVLVTFMSFIMYWRAGKEDTAGWAKVAKSVMGAVLVLAGLAVIVLGVWGYFVPAIIRINYFSTSQVGIVIFVMLTITPLTALLLKSAKTTTEMVWGRMPPRAGYSLVLNAVMVILLMTLMGYARSSSRVHWHVYGVMRDSSQYAFSPALGYAAALMALNTFLFCLLVAFIFWVATMGDKAKAAAGAKTQAEPGGIPVMAGGSQALDAATSEATEPKRPA